A window of Aerococcus urinae contains these coding sequences:
- a CDS encoding penicillin-binding protein, translating into MKHQNSKQNRLQFLHIMMLLVSFIFVLFVGRLAYIMLGGEVDGVDLRASAQQQYGRSSIQLAKRGTIYDVGGNAIATDATSYNLYAVLTSAWADEGAEPIHVPDDQKEHTAEVLSKHIDMSKEDILKQLNTENATQIEFGQAGKNLSYAKMQEIQNENLQGIHFDPQPSRLYPSGIFASHVIGYAQFQEAENPLDSRLVGQLGLEKSLDSHLAGKNAIKDYQAGHDQVAVNDANSDDNEAANSEAKDGLDVYTTIDTRLQTYLEGLMSNIYDNYHPESMTAMLVEPSTGNVLAASQRPTFNMQTRKGIEDMWTNLLVGEAFEPGSVIKVLTIAAAIEEGVFDPDATYQSGSIIVDGIRISDWNKVGWGTITQLEGLSQSSNVLVVKLVQAMGYDTWHKYMVEFGLTQKPNSGFSDEIAGSMNYDEELQKANTAFGQGIQVTPWALMQAYTAVGNGGKMMKLHVIDRLEKEDGSIEVVKPEVISSPISEETAQKTLKALESIVYAPTGTGKIYDVEGTRLAVKTGTAEIFDEKAGRYLSGESNYLHSVVGFAPSDHPQYILYLTLKKPSPSAGKLAQVQLSEIFVPFMKRAMEYGKLDQSDQAHLTAVPNVVNSSIQSGQQTMQGNGFVNVEVIGDGDKVIEQFPQAGTRRSLDNRVYLLTNGQVEMPNFLGLEKTEAITLARLLGINLKVNGEGKVISQNIEPGRPISDGQGLTVELQ; encoded by the coding sequence ATGAAACATCAAAATAGCAAGCAAAACCGTTTACAATTTCTGCATATCATGATGCTCTTGGTTAGTTTTATCTTTGTCCTCTTTGTGGGGAGACTGGCTTATATCATGCTGGGTGGAGAAGTTGATGGGGTGGACTTAAGAGCAAGTGCACAGCAACAATATGGAAGAAGTAGTATTCAATTGGCTAAACGTGGAACCATCTATGATGTTGGTGGTAACGCGATAGCTACGGATGCTACTTCTTATAATTTATACGCGGTTTTAACCTCCGCTTGGGCCGATGAAGGCGCCGAACCCATCCATGTTCCTGATGATCAAAAAGAGCACACAGCAGAAGTTTTAAGTAAGCATATTGATATGTCAAAAGAAGACATTCTCAAACAATTAAATACGGAAAACGCCACCCAAATTGAATTTGGCCAAGCTGGGAAAAACCTTTCCTATGCGAAAATGCAAGAAATTCAAAATGAAAACCTGCAAGGGATCCACTTTGACCCCCAACCTTCCCGCCTATATCCGTCGGGAATCTTTGCCTCTCACGTGATTGGTTATGCCCAATTTCAAGAAGCAGAAAATCCCCTGGATAGTCGCCTCGTGGGGCAATTAGGCTTAGAGAAGAGCTTAGACTCCCATCTGGCAGGAAAAAATGCTATCAAAGATTACCAGGCTGGCCATGACCAAGTCGCTGTCAATGATGCCAATAGTGATGATAATGAAGCGGCTAACAGTGAAGCTAAAGATGGCTTAGATGTCTACACGACCATCGATACCCGTTTACAAACCTACTTAGAGGGTTTGATGTCTAACATCTATGATAATTACCATCCTGAATCGATGACAGCTATGTTGGTTGAGCCTTCTACTGGGAATGTTCTCGCAGCCAGCCAACGACCGACTTTTAACATGCAAACCCGCAAAGGGATTGAAGATATGTGGACCAATCTTTTGGTTGGCGAAGCCTTTGAACCCGGGTCAGTCATTAAGGTTTTAACCATTGCTGCTGCTATCGAAGAAGGGGTTTTTGATCCTGATGCTACCTACCAATCGGGGAGTATTATTGTGGATGGTATCCGCATTAGTGACTGGAATAAGGTCGGTTGGGGAACGATTACCCAGTTAGAAGGATTATCCCAATCATCTAACGTGCTTGTGGTAAAATTGGTTCAAGCCATGGGCTATGATACCTGGCATAAGTATATGGTGGAGTTTGGCTTAACTCAGAAACCTAATTCAGGTTTTTCTGATGAAATAGCGGGTTCGATGAATTATGATGAAGAACTCCAAAAGGCCAATACCGCTTTTGGACAAGGGATTCAAGTCACGCCTTGGGCCCTAATGCAAGCCTATACCGCAGTAGGAAACGGTGGCAAGATGATGAAATTACATGTGATTGACCGCCTAGAAAAAGAAGATGGCAGTATTGAAGTTGTCAAACCAGAAGTGATTTCCTCACCGATTTCTGAAGAAACCGCTCAAAAAACCCTGAAAGCCTTGGAGTCCATCGTCTATGCCCCAACTGGTACTGGTAAAATCTATGATGTGGAAGGTACCCGCCTAGCGGTTAAGACTGGGACAGCAGAAATTTTTGACGAAAAAGCGGGTCGTTACTTATCCGGTGAATCGAATTATTTACATTCAGTTGTCGGCTTTGCACCTTCCGATCATCCCCAATATATTTTATACTTAACCCTAAAGAAACCATCTCCTTCAGCAGGAAAGTTGGCCCAGGTACAGCTTTCAGAAATCTTTGTTCCCTTTATGAAACGGGCGATGGAATATGGGAAGTTAGACCAATCCGACCAAGCCCATTTAACAGCAGTGCCTAATGTGGTTAACAGCAGTATCCAAAGTGGCCAGCAAACCATGCAGGGAAATGGCTTTGTCAACGTTGAGGTGATTGGTGACGGGGATAAGGTGATTGAACAATTTCCACAAGCGGGTACCAGACGGTCTTTAGATAATCGTGTTTATCTCTTAACTAATGGGCAAGTGGAAATGCCTAACTTCCTTGGCTTAGAAAAGACGGAAGCTATTACCTTAGCACGTTTGTTAGGAATTAATCTCAAAGTGAATGGTGAAGGTAAAGTGATCAGTCAAAATATTGAGCCTGGCCGGCCAATTTCTGATGGCCAGGGGCTTACTGTAGAATTACAATAA
- the mraY gene encoding phospho-N-acetylmuramoyl-pentapeptide-transferase has product MLFTFILSFLITVILMPIFIQWMHAKQFGQEILAIGPSWHKQKSGTPTMGGLVFLFASLLALTIHKLWHSYFSLPLVILMLSLILFAGIGFVDDFLKIFKKQNEGLTSKQKFLSQLMASAILILAMYFSGLNISLPLPFGFSTSSFLVVFIFAVFWITGFSNAFNLTDGIDGLASGNGIISLTAYLIIFLKQGQMDLALFNVALIASLFGFLIFNMKTAKVFMGDAGSLAIGASLAVISLMTGNPWSLLVFGFIYVVETASVMIQVTYFKKTGKRIFKMTPIHHHFEMEGWSEWKIDFVLWGIAAALSVIGIFIF; this is encoded by the coding sequence ATGTTATTTACCTTTATATTGAGTTTTTTAATAACGGTTATCTTGATGCCAATCTTTATCCAATGGATGCATGCTAAACAATTTGGTCAGGAAATTTTAGCCATTGGCCCCAGCTGGCACAAGCAAAAAAGTGGTACCCCCACTATGGGAGGTTTAGTTTTTCTCTTTGCTAGTTTGCTGGCCTTGACGATTCACAAACTTTGGCATTCGTATTTTTCTCTTCCCTTAGTTATTCTAATGCTTTCTTTGATTCTTTTTGCTGGAATCGGTTTTGTGGATGACTTTTTGAAAATTTTCAAAAAACAAAATGAAGGTCTCACATCGAAGCAAAAATTTCTATCCCAGCTTATGGCATCGGCCATTCTGATTCTGGCCATGTATTTTTCGGGGTTAAACATTTCCTTACCGCTTCCCTTTGGCTTTAGTACATCATCTTTTTTAGTGGTTTTTATTTTTGCGGTCTTTTGGATTACCGGCTTTTCAAATGCATTCAACCTCACCGATGGGATTGACGGTTTAGCCAGTGGTAACGGGATTATTAGCTTAACTGCCTATCTCATTATCTTTTTAAAACAAGGACAGATGGATCTGGCGCTTTTTAATGTTGCCTTGATTGCTTCTTTATTTGGCTTTCTAATCTTTAATATGAAAACCGCTAAAGTCTTTATGGGCGACGCTGGCTCTTTGGCAATTGGCGCTAGCCTTGCCGTGATTAGCTTAATGACTGGAAATCCTTGGAGTTTACTAGTTTTCGGTTTTATTTACGTCGTGGAAACGGCTAGTGTCATGATTCAAGTCACTTATTTCAAAAAGACTGGTAAGCGAATCTTTAAAATGACCCCCATCCACCACCATTTTGAAATGGAAGGTTGGAGTGAATGGAAAATTGACTTTGTTTTATGGGGCATTGCTGCAGCTTTAAGTGTTATCGGAATTTTTATTTTTTAG
- the murD gene encoding UDP-N-acetylmuramoyl-L-alanine--D-glutamate ligase produces MEQTSSKQTVKNKKVLVLGLAKTGLSVVKKLAAEGAIVTVNDKQPLDENKAAQDLIEHNVRIISGYHPIELLDEDFAFMVKNPGIPYSNPMVQRAQELNLPIYTDIELLAWFNQAEVIGITGSNGKTTTTSLLGEILQGAKELIGKTEVAGNIGIPALTASQGLSRQDRLVLELSSFQLMGIETFRPHIAAIIDLYPTHLDYHGSIENYLAAKWRITKNQGPDDYLLLNYDQEILWQKAKESAAQIIPISIESELEKGAWYNEKEGTLMWGSEAVLKREDLFLPGKHNVQNALVALAIAKLLGVSNASIQAACSQFHGVKHRIQFVDQIIGRRFYNDSKATNNEASITALRSFKEPLVWIAGGLDRGNGVEELLEELGQVHALVAMGETQDKFIDLANKAGISQISVAKNIEEATQAAYRLSQPGDVILLSPACASWDQYPNFEVRGQRFIDAVAELKKQES; encoded by the coding sequence ATGGAGCAAACATCTAGTAAGCAAACAGTAAAGAATAAAAAGGTTTTGGTCTTAGGTTTGGCCAAAACGGGTCTGAGTGTGGTTAAGAAACTCGCTGCCGAAGGTGCGATTGTGACTGTCAATGATAAACAGCCCCTAGATGAGAATAAAGCCGCCCAAGATCTCATTGAGCATAATGTTCGTATTATTTCTGGCTATCATCCGATTGAACTCCTAGACGAGGACTTTGCTTTTATGGTCAAAAATCCTGGCATTCCTTACAGCAATCCTATGGTTCAAAGAGCCCAAGAGTTGAATTTACCGATTTATACTGATATCGAACTTCTAGCCTGGTTTAACCAAGCGGAGGTCATTGGCATTACCGGGTCAAATGGTAAGACAACCACCACCTCTTTATTGGGAGAGATCTTACAAGGCGCTAAGGAATTGATCGGAAAAACGGAAGTAGCCGGTAATATTGGCATTCCGGCCTTAACCGCCAGCCAAGGACTGAGTCGTCAAGACCGCTTAGTCTTGGAATTGTCCAGTTTTCAATTAATGGGAATTGAAACTTTTCGTCCCCATATTGCAGCCATTATTGACCTCTACCCCACCCACTTAGACTACCATGGAAGTATTGAAAATTACCTTGCTGCTAAATGGCGGATTACTAAGAACCAAGGACCGGACGATTACTTACTATTAAACTATGACCAAGAAATCCTTTGGCAAAAGGCTAAGGAAAGTGCTGCCCAAATTATTCCGATTTCTATAGAAAGTGAGTTGGAAAAAGGGGCATGGTATAATGAAAAAGAAGGGACCCTAATGTGGGGGAGTGAGGCGGTCTTAAAACGAGAAGACCTCTTCTTACCTGGTAAACATAATGTTCAGAATGCCTTAGTCGCTCTTGCCATCGCTAAATTATTAGGTGTAAGCAATGCAAGTATCCAAGCAGCTTGTTCCCAATTCCATGGGGTCAAGCACCGGATTCAATTTGTTGATCAAATCATTGGACGGCGCTTTTATAATGATTCCAAGGCGACCAATAATGAGGCATCCATCACAGCCTTACGTAGTTTTAAAGAGCCCTTGGTTTGGATAGCTGGTGGCTTGGATCGAGGAAATGGTGTGGAAGAACTATTAGAAGAACTAGGTCAGGTGCATGCCCTAGTAGCTATGGGAGAAACCCAGGACAAATTTATCGATCTCGCTAATAAGGCAGGAATTTCTCAAATTAGTGTCGCTAAAAATATTGAAGAGGCGACCCAAGCCGCTTACCGTTTAAGCCAGCCAGGAGATGTGATTCTTTTATCCCCTGCCTGTGCTTCTTGGGACCAATACCCTAATTTTGAAGTGCGTGGTCAACGCTTTATCGATGCAGTAGCAGAATTAAAGAAACAGGAAAGCTAA
- the murG gene encoding undecaprenyldiphospho-muramoylpentapeptide beta-N-acetylglucosaminyltransferase: MRIVLSGGGTGGHIYPALALRKEILKQYPQAEFLYIGTEKGLEGKIVPDLGIDFQTIRIQGLKRSLSFDNVRTLAYMVKSIHQCKKYLKAFQPDVVIGTGGYVCAPVLYQAAKMKIPTIIHEQNSVAGVTNKFLSRYVDKICICYPEVKQDFKHHKNKVVFTGNPRAQELAGDTSQVDLESFQLDNDLPTVLIFGGSRGAQRINEVVLDMVGELQHRSYQSIIATGDIYYEDWQARFPNMKNFSNVRILPYINNMPELMRKVDLVVCRSGATTLTELTAVGTPSILIPSPNVTNNHQQHNAESLVNNQAAKMILEKDLSPKRLMQTIDELMANPGKRIQMSHQAKNLGVPDASDRIIQVIKDLL, translated from the coding sequence ATGCGAATCGTTTTATCTGGTGGTGGTACAGGCGGGCATATTTATCCAGCCTTAGCACTGAGGAAAGAAATTTTAAAGCAATACCCCCAAGCGGAATTCCTCTATATTGGAACAGAAAAGGGTCTTGAAGGGAAAATTGTTCCTGATTTGGGCATTGACTTTCAGACGATTAGAATCCAGGGGCTAAAACGCTCACTTTCCTTTGACAATGTGCGCACTCTAGCCTATATGGTCAAAAGTATTCATCAATGTAAAAAATATTTAAAAGCTTTCCAACCAGATGTGGTGATTGGAACAGGTGGCTATGTTTGTGCACCGGTTCTTTACCAAGCCGCTAAGATGAAAATTCCAACGATTATTCATGAACAAAATAGTGTTGCTGGTGTCACCAATAAGTTTCTCAGTCGCTATGTTGATAAAATTTGTATTTGCTATCCTGAGGTCAAGCAAGATTTTAAACATCACAAAAATAAGGTGGTCTTTACGGGAAACCCTAGGGCCCAAGAATTAGCTGGAGATACTTCTCAAGTCGATTTAGAAAGCTTTCAATTAGATAATGACCTGCCGACAGTGCTTATCTTTGGCGGAAGCCGGGGGGCGCAACGGATCAATGAGGTAGTTCTGGATATGGTGGGTGAACTACAACACCGGTCCTATCAAAGTATTATTGCTACGGGAGATATTTACTATGAGGATTGGCAGGCGCGTTTCCCTAATATGAAGAACTTTTCCAATGTTAGGATCCTGCCTTATATCAATAATATGCCTGAACTTATGCGTAAGGTAGACTTAGTCGTTTGTCGGAGCGGAGCAACGACGCTTACCGAACTGACGGCAGTCGGTACACCGAGTATCTTGATCCCTAGTCCTAATGTGACCAATAACCACCAACAACATAACGCTGAAAGCTTGGTCAACAATCAGGCCGCCAAAATGATCCTAGAAAAAGACCTCAGCCCCAAACGTTTAATGCAAACCATCGATGAACTAATGGCTAATCCGGGAAAGCGCATCCAAATGAGCCACCAAGCGAAAAACTTAGGTGTCCCTGATGCTAGTGATCGGATTATTCAAGTCATTAAAGATCTGCTTTAA
- a CDS encoding cell division protein FtsQ/DivIB — protein sequence MVDWDKEARRFRQRRQEVEKQEELAAREGQADESSDDPGQSQAHPQEHLGQKDKQQDLPDEEETKDEDPSKHQEKKHKKTFNHRKYINWTYLSRSKNKKVQLKSVSWSRLILAAAFLFMIIFSVFWLSPLNRIAAIEVSGNNIVPQEQILYGSGLRENMTYLGIESKTGVVDNRLKQLFPSVRSVQLNAKGNRTVEVNVQEFRAIGYVKKQDFYYPVLENHIILDGAIPYLDQDIPLFTGFEDQELLHLANQLSKLSDDLLAKINEVVNISDDNYPNHIALKMEDGNIVVGFIDSIADRMQYYDQIVSELEGKTGVINMEVGSYFQEKTPLNDPFVSPEEKASYQEKVDQAKEKSKEKQAKADKHSSESKPGDKPKPRGEQSGVSEEVTSSQRQTSSQSNPRPGTNSSQQSSTVTQTRSSNS from the coding sequence ATGGTTGATTGGGATAAGGAAGCCCGACGCTTTCGTCAACGGCGTCAAGAGGTCGAGAAGCAGGAAGAATTGGCTGCAAGAGAAGGCCAAGCCGATGAGTCCAGTGATGACCCTGGACAAAGTCAAGCGCATCCACAAGAACATTTAGGGCAAAAAGATAAGCAACAAGACCTGCCAGATGAAGAAGAGACTAAGGACGAAGATCCCTCTAAGCATCAAGAGAAAAAGCACAAAAAGACTTTTAATCATAGAAAGTATATCAATTGGACCTATTTATCCCGGTCAAAGAACAAAAAAGTGCAGTTAAAATCAGTCTCATGGTCACGATTGATTTTAGCTGCTGCTTTCCTTTTTATGATTATTTTTAGTGTTTTTTGGCTTTCACCACTTAACCGTATCGCTGCAATTGAAGTAAGTGGGAATAATATTGTCCCTCAAGAGCAGATTCTCTATGGATCAGGCTTACGGGAAAATATGACCTATCTAGGGATTGAATCAAAAACCGGGGTGGTGGATAACCGCTTAAAACAATTGTTCCCCAGTGTCCGCAGTGTTCAGCTGAATGCTAAGGGAAATCGAACGGTTGAAGTTAATGTCCAAGAATTCCGTGCCATTGGCTATGTAAAGAAACAAGATTTTTATTACCCGGTTTTGGAAAATCATATTATTCTTGATGGGGCTATTCCTTATCTTGACCAGGATATTCCCTTATTTACTGGTTTTGAAGACCAAGAACTTCTTCATCTGGCCAACCAACTTTCCAAATTGTCTGATGACTTACTGGCTAAGATTAATGAAGTTGTGAATATTAGCGATGATAATTATCCTAACCACATCGCTTTAAAAATGGAAGATGGCAATATCGTGGTAGGTTTTATCGATAGTATTGCTGACCGGATGCAGTACTACGACCAAATCGTTAGCGAATTAGAAGGGAAAACCGGGGTAATTAATATGGAAGTCGGTAGCTATTTCCAAGAAAAAACTCCTCTAAACGATCCTTTTGTGAGTCCGGAGGAAAAAGCTTCCTACCAAGAAAAAGTGGACCAGGCAAAGGAAAAGTCTAAAGAAAAGCAGGCAAAGGCTGATAAGCATAGCAGCGAGTCTAAGCCAGGAGATAAACCTAAGCCAAGAGGAGAGCAAAGCGGAGTAAGTGAGGAAGTGACTTCTTCACAAAGGCAAACTAGTAGTCAGTCCAACCCTAGACCCGGTACTAATTCGAGCCAGCAGTCATCAACAGTGACTCAGACTAGGTCAAGTAATTCTTAA
- the ftsA gene encoding cell division protein FtsA, producing MVQPKTYVGLDIGTTSVKVVVAENVNQRLNIIGVGSQRSEGLSRGVIVDIDKTVEAIRSAVNQAEQKANIQIDRVVVGVPSNQINIEPCYGMIAVSGENREITDKDVYNVLSAAKVRAVPPEREIISVVPEEFIVDGFDGIRDPRGMIGVRLELYASMITGPKTIIHNIKRCVDKAGLIVDDLVVQPLANGQVALSEDERDFGTIIIDMGGGQSTASVIHEGQLKFSYVDQEGGEYVSKDISTILNTTLENAERIKLEYGYAKSDVTSPDEYFPVETIGKKDPVRVDEQYLAEIIEARLQQIIETLKKALDQVEAFELPGGVVITGGAASLPGLVDLAEEMFGTDVRFYIPEQVGLRNPSFTTAYGVVAYAAKLPDIYHVAQGKTHSVNSNQSKPSYQASNQALHQEAVVDEPTYKDSVTNDERDVYATAEDAGQEYQDDNQEDEGFLQKIRQVFDDMFS from the coding sequence ATGGTTCAACCCAAAACATATGTAGGATTAGACATTGGAACCACTTCCGTCAAAGTCGTTGTTGCCGAAAATGTTAATCAACGTTTAAATATTATCGGTGTTGGTAGTCAACGCTCTGAAGGCCTAAGCCGAGGAGTAATTGTTGATATTGATAAAACCGTCGAAGCGATTAGAAGTGCAGTAAACCAAGCCGAACAGAAAGCTAACATACAAATTGATCGAGTGGTTGTCGGCGTTCCAAGTAATCAAATTAATATTGAACCTTGTTACGGAATGATTGCCGTTTCAGGAGAAAATCGAGAAATCACCGACAAGGACGTTTACAATGTCTTATCAGCAGCTAAAGTGAGAGCTGTACCCCCGGAGAGAGAAATTATTTCAGTTGTTCCTGAAGAATTTATCGTTGATGGTTTTGATGGCATTCGCGACCCACGTGGTATGATTGGCGTACGTTTAGAATTATACGCCAGCATGATTACCGGTCCCAAAACCATCATTCACAACATTAAACGTTGTGTCGATAAAGCTGGTCTCATTGTTGATGATCTCGTTGTTCAACCCTTGGCCAATGGTCAAGTGGCTTTATCTGAAGATGAACGCGATTTTGGAACTATTATCATTGACATGGGTGGCGGGCAATCTACAGCCAGTGTCATTCATGAAGGTCAATTAAAATTCTCTTATGTTGATCAAGAAGGTGGAGAATATGTTTCAAAAGATATTTCCACCATACTCAATACGACTTTAGAAAATGCTGAACGTATTAAATTAGAATATGGCTACGCAAAATCAGACGTTACCAGTCCTGATGAATATTTCCCAGTTGAAACGATCGGGAAAAAAGACCCTGTTCGTGTTGATGAACAGTATCTTGCAGAAATTATTGAAGCACGTTTACAACAAATAATTGAAACGCTAAAGAAAGCCCTAGACCAAGTGGAAGCCTTTGAACTTCCTGGAGGAGTTGTGATCACCGGAGGAGCCGCTTCCTTACCAGGTCTAGTTGATTTGGCTGAGGAAATGTTTGGCACGGATGTTAGGTTCTATATTCCTGAACAAGTTGGCCTAAGAAATCCAAGCTTTACCACAGCATATGGCGTTGTGGCTTATGCAGCTAAGCTACCAGATATTTATCATGTTGCTCAAGGAAAGACCCATTCTGTAAACAGTAATCAAAGTAAACCAAGTTACCAAGCTTCCAATCAAGCCCTTCATCAAGAGGCAGTTGTGGATGAACCAACTTATAAGGATTCTGTAACGAATGATGAGCGTGATGTTTATGCAACAGCTGAAGATGCTGGTCAAGAGTATCAAGATGACAACCAAGAAGATGAAGGATTCTTACAAAAAATACGTCAAGTTTTTGATGATATGTTTAGTTAA
- the ftsZ gene encoding cell division protein FtsZ produces the protein MDLEFDNTAEYNNNANIKVIGVGGGGNNAVNRMIDEGVKGVEFIVANTDTQALANSKADAKIHLGPKVTRGLGAGAQPEVGQKAAEESEDQIREALEGADLIFITAGMGGGTGTGAAPIVARIAKEDLGALTVGVVTRPFTFEGPKRGRAAAEGIANMKEYVDTLVTISNNRLLEIVDKKTPMREAFGEADNVLRQGVQGISDLITSPGYVNLDFADVRTVMQDQGTALMGIGTASGENRTAEATKKAISSPLLEVSIDGAEQILLNISGGEDLTLFEAQDAAEIVGAASSSEVNIIFGTTINDRLDDEVVVTVIATGIDPERRQEKQRKAKKQRPVSQPTPNYQDQAFQNQGQARNLGNRPEYFEEKQVPNNQAFQSRQGQVSQEPWNDSGRNYGGQDPRYQQDNRFTDNVSEDDELDTPPFFRKRRR, from the coding sequence ATGGATTTAGAATTTGATAATACTGCAGAATACAACAATAACGCTAACATCAAGGTCATTGGTGTTGGTGGTGGGGGTAACAATGCTGTTAACCGCATGATCGATGAAGGTGTTAAGGGTGTTGAATTTATTGTTGCTAATACTGATACCCAAGCCTTGGCTAACTCTAAAGCAGATGCAAAGATTCACTTAGGTCCTAAAGTGACTCGTGGCCTTGGTGCTGGTGCCCAACCAGAAGTAGGGCAAAAAGCCGCTGAAGAAAGTGAAGACCAAATTCGCGAAGCCTTAGAAGGTGCTGATTTAATCTTTATTACCGCTGGTATGGGTGGTGGTACCGGTACTGGTGCTGCTCCAATTGTTGCACGTATTGCTAAGGAAGACTTAGGTGCCTTAACTGTTGGGGTAGTTACCCGTCCATTCACCTTTGAAGGTCCTAAACGTGGTCGTGCAGCTGCAGAAGGTATTGCTAATATGAAAGAATATGTGGATACCTTAGTGACCATTTCAAACAACCGTTTATTAGAAATCGTTGACAAGAAAACTCCAATGCGAGAAGCTTTTGGTGAAGCTGACAATGTTTTACGCCAAGGGGTGCAAGGAATTTCTGACCTGATTACTTCACCAGGTTATGTGAACTTGGACTTTGCTGACGTGCGTACTGTGATGCAAGACCAAGGAACAGCCTTAATGGGCATTGGTACCGCTAGCGGGGAAAACCGTACGGCTGAAGCAACCAAGAAGGCCATTTCTTCACCATTATTGGAAGTCTCCATTGATGGTGCTGAACAAATTCTCTTGAATATTTCTGGTGGGGAAGACTTAACCTTATTTGAGGCCCAAGATGCTGCTGAAATTGTTGGCGCGGCTTCTTCTAGCGAAGTAAACATCATTTTTGGTACCACCATTAATGATCGTTTAGATGACGAGGTTGTGGTAACTGTTATTGCTACCGGGATTGATCCTGAACGTCGTCAAGAAAAACAACGTAAGGCAAAAAAGCAACGTCCGGTTAGCCAACCTACACCAAATTATCAAGATCAAGCTTTCCAAAACCAAGGACAAGCCAGAAATTTAGGCAATCGTCCCGAATACTTTGAAGAAAAACAAGTTCCTAATAACCAAGCTTTCCAAAGTCGCCAAGGACAAGTAAGCCAAGAACCTTGGAATGATTCAGGACGTAATTATGGTGGTCAAGACCCACGCTACCAACAAGACAACCGCTTTACTGATAACGTTAGTGAAGATGATGAGTTAGACACACCACCATTCTTTAGAAAGCGTCGTCGTTAA
- a CDS encoding YggS family pyridoxal phosphate-dependent enzyme, translating to MTIQANVKQIEGIIEDTKQSACSSNKVTLICVSKYHSPEEAMAVYHCGIRHFAENYVQGLLAKKAAMPDDVIWHLIGPLQSRKVKEVINEIDYYHALDRIKIAKEIDKRAAKAIKCFVEVNISGETSKHGLTKEETLPFIEQLAEYKKIKVVGLMTMAPSAASDSEVQEIFSQLASLRDQVADQQWMHAPCTELSMGMSQDYPLAIKEGASFIRVGSAFFKD from the coding sequence ATGACGATTCAAGCGAATGTAAAACAAATTGAAGGTATCATAGAGGATACTAAGCAATCAGCGTGTTCTTCAAACAAGGTCACGCTGATTTGCGTTTCTAAATATCATAGTCCTGAAGAGGCCATGGCAGTATACCATTGTGGCATCCGTCACTTTGCAGAAAATTATGTCCAAGGCTTATTAGCTAAAAAAGCAGCTATGCCGGATGATGTGATTTGGCATTTAATCGGGCCCTTGCAGTCACGGAAGGTCAAAGAGGTTATTAATGAAATCGACTATTACCATGCCTTAGACCGTATAAAGATAGCTAAAGAGATCGACAAGCGGGCGGCTAAAGCGATTAAATGTTTTGTTGAAGTGAATATATCTGGAGAAACTTCCAAACATGGTCTAACAAAGGAAGAGACCCTTCCCTTCATCGAACAATTAGCTGAATATAAGAAAATCAAGGTAGTTGGTCTGATGACCATGGCTCCGAGTGCCGCCAGTGACTCAGAAGTTCAAGAAATTTTTAGCCAATTGGCAAGCTTGCGTGACCAAGTTGCTGACCAGCAATGGATGCACGCTCCTTGCACCGAGCTTAGCATGGGAATGAGCCAAGACTATCCACTTGCCATTAAAGAAGGGGCCAGCTTTATTCGCGTAGGGTCAGCTTTCTTCAAAGACTAG
- a CDS encoding YggT family protein has translation MINFIQNVLQIYISVIIVWALLSWLPGARQSRLGQLLDRIVRPYIDWFERIIPPIGGISFSPIVAILVLELAISGLNVLR, from the coding sequence ATGATTAATTTTATTCAAAATGTATTGCAAATATATATTTCTGTTATCATCGTTTGGGCACTTTTATCCTGGTTGCCAGGCGCAAGACAAAGTCGCTTGGGCCAATTATTGGACCGGATCGTCAGACCCTATATTGACTGGTTCGAACGGATAATCCCACCGATCGGCGGTATTAGTTTTAGCCCTATTGTAGCCATCTTAGTCTTAGAATTAGCCATTAGTGGCTTAAATGTTTTACGCTAG